The sequence GTGGGAGCAGGGTTTAAATATTTTTGGCAAGGAGTTAGCGTCGGATTCTAAAGCGGTGAAAAAGTGGAATATTGAAGGTTATAGAGGCGGTCTGGCCGCGGCCGGGGTCGGTGGGCCAATAACAGGACGTGGCGCCGATGTGGCTATAATAGACGACCCTGTGAAAAACTGGGAGGAAGCCGCCAGCGAAGTTTACCGGGAGAAGGTCTGGAACTGGTATCAGACCGTTTTAAGGACCCGACTTTCCCCCGGGGGCGCTATTGTTCTTATTATGACCCGCTGGCACGAGGACGATTTAGCGGGCCGGCTTTTAGAACGGGAAGCTAAAAAGTGGGAAATAATTAACTTCCCTGCTATAGCCGAGGAGAAGGATATTTTAGGGCGGGAAATCGGCGAGGTACTCTGGCCCGATCGTTACCCGCAGGAATCGATAATGGACATAAAAGGAACAATGCTGGATAGATTATTCGCCAGCCTCTATCAGCAAAAGCCGCGTAAAGATATCGAGAACGCCCTCTGGAATTATAATATGATCCAGCGTTCAGAAAAACCCGGTAACTTTGCCCGTATAGTGGTGGCGGTCGATCCGCCGGCCAGTAACTCTGACACAAGCAGCGAGGCGGGCATTATAGCCGCCGGAATAGACCATGAGGGACAGGGTTATATTCTCGAGGATAGATCCCTTAAAGCCTCGCCCGGGGGCTGGGGAAAGGCCGCTGTAAAACTTTATCACGAACTGGGGGCGGACAGGATAGTGGCCGAGATTAATAACGGTGGGGATATGGTCGAGCATGTAATCCGTTCGGTAGATCCGATGGTAAGTTATAAATCGGTGCGGGCCAGTCGGGGTAAATCGATCCGGGCGGAGCCGATTGCGGCTTTATACGAGCAAAAGCCGCCTAAGGTGTATCACGCGGGCAAGTTTGAAAAACTAGAAAATCAAATGACCTGTTGGGTCCCGGGTGATGAAAGTCCCGATAGGCTGGACGCTTTAGTCTGGGCCTTATCCGAGCTTATGTTTAAAAGCAGGGGCGGTGGTTATTATACACAAAATTTTGCATAAGATTATATGTGCCGGCAATAGAAGGGACGGGGTAAAATGCTATTTGACAGCCAGGCCGCGGACGCGGTCGATAAAAGTTTGATTGAGTGGATTTACAATCAGGATAATTATGAGCGCCTGCAGCAGTACAGCGAGAACGAAGATTACTACGAAGGTGATCTCGATATTGAACTACCCGGAAATATCAGCGCTATGCTGGCGGGGAAGTTCGGTTTTACGGGAAATGTCTGCCGGGCGGTAGTGGACGCCGGCGTGGGGTTTTTATCCCAGGAGCCGCTGGCGATAGAAGTAGAGGCGCCGGATGAGGAACTGGCGGATTCAGCCGGGGAGGTCGAGCAGTTTTTATACGAGGTTTTCCGGGACAGCGATCTTCTGGTAAGAAATTATATTAAGGCTTTAAGGATCCAGGGGAAAAAGGGCGAGTTTGCCCTCAAAGTCCTGCCGGTGCTGGATGATAACGAAGAAGAAATTATCGGTTATAAAATTTCAGTATTAAGACCGGATATCTGTTTTCCTAAATGGGCTGACGAAGAATACAGCGAGATGGAATACTTCGCGATTAAGTATATAAGGGATAATCCGGATACGGGGGAAAAAGAGCAGTTCGCCCAGGTTTTATTCCCGAACGAAGTCCGGGAGTATTCCAAACCGCTCAATGCGTCCGATATAACCGGCTGGTCGAAAATAGATGAGTGGCAGACCGATTATGGATTTATACCGGTCGAGTGGGTGAAAAATAAGGAGGATGATAAGCCCTGGAGCGAAAGCGATATAACGCCGGATTTAAAAGATTTGCAGGACGCTTTTAATAAGTCGATAACCGATCTAATTTACAATATGGATAAGGATTCTTATAAGGAGAAGTTTGTTTTGGGCGGGGGGCCGCCCCTGGACAAAAAGGGCAATCCGGTTAATATCGAAAGCGGGCCGGGTAAGGTTCATTTTCTTTCGGCTAATATGGACGGGGTAGTGCCGTCGATGTGGGAGAGCGCGCCCTCTAATTTCCAGGGACTTTTAGACAGTATGGACAGGCTTTTGGATATCGTATCGGTTGTTTCCCGGGTACCTAAGTTAGAGTTATCGCGCGATCACGGTATGGGCGCGGCGCCAAGCGGCGTGGCTTTAAGAATAATATACCAGCCTTTTATAGGGAAAATTAACGAGAAGGCTAACTTAGTCAAATCAGCGCTGGAAAAGTGCGCCCAGAAAACGCTTTATATGGCCGAAACCGACGGGGTCGATATCGGATTTGAGCCGGGCGATTATATACCGGTTATCCATATACGCTACGGCCTGCCCGTCGATGAAAAAGAAGTCGCTGAAATTCACGAACTGGAAAACCGTATGCGCTGGAAATCGCGGGATAGTATTATGCAGGAACGCGGTATTGAAGATATCGAGGCCGAGAAAGAAAAAATTGCCGAAGAGGAACAGGACGCGGCTTTATACGGCGAAGGGGATAGGATAGACGAGGAGCTTGCGGGTATCGACCTGGATATCGGTGAAGAAATATGAGCCAGGAGGGGTATGTAAGGATACAGAAATTATACCGAAAGAAATTTTTACAGCATGAAAAGCAGGTGGAGGATCGTTTAGAGCGGGCGGTTATGAAATTTGCCGGTAAAGTTAAAGAAGAAATAACGGATCGGACTAAAGACGACGGCACGCTTGATAAGCGGCTGGCTAAAGAATTGAAAGACGAAATCGGCCGATTATGCGGCTGGTACTCCGAGGAGGAGAAAGAAATTTTGCGCTCCGGGATAAAAGAGGCAGCCCGGCTGGGTATGAGAGGGCAGGACGCGGCGGCTAAAAAACACATGGGGGAGTTAATAGAAAAGTATAAGGAAGATAAAGAAGTGGTCGGTTTATTCCGGAAGGCGCTGGCCGATCCCAACCCCATGCTATTAAGCGCGACTTACGGCGAGGGTCTACCGGATGATATCGCGGATACTATCTGGGATAACCGCTGGCAGGACGGGAAAAAATTGTCGGACCGGATCTGGAAACACGAAAATAATATGCGCCAAAATTTAGATGGTATGATCGAGAAGGGTATAAACGAGGAAAAATCGGCGGCGGATTTAAGCCGGGCTGTCGACGATTATTTAATTAAACCCGGGCCAACATGGCGGACGGATATACTGCCGGCCAAAACCGATAGGGCGACGGTTAAGTATAATGCCCTTAGATTGGCCCGCACCGAAACAAACCACGCTTACCAGCACGCCCAGAAAATGTCGGCGAAGAACAGCGAGTTAGTTAAAGGGGTTAAGTGGAATTTATCGATGAGCCACCCTATCGACTGGCCGCCTTCGGCCGCTTATGAGGGATATCCGGAGATATGCGATTATAGGGCAGAGGAGGACCATCACGGGCTGGGGCCGGGGGTTTATAAAGCCGATGGTTATATACCCTGGGATCATCCTAATGGGCTTTGTTATCTTACCGATGTTTTGCTTAAAGATAAGGAGTTAATGAGGCTTTTGAAGGATAAATATTAGCTGATCAAAATTTGTAATCAACTTTCTATATATTTTGGTAATTCTTTATAGTAATCAAACTCAACTTCATTTTCTTCATTTTTAAATATGCTTTTGAATTTTTTTCGAAAAGATTTTAAATCAATATCCGGATTTATTAGGATTAATTTTTCTAAAGAACCTCTACTTTGTCTTATTAACCATTCGCTGTAAAAATCAGTTGGTGGAAGACTATAACCCCAAATAATTAATTCATCAACAGATTGAATCTCTTTAGCGGCTTTATTCCACATTTTTCTAATAAAAGGATAATGATTAAAATCTTTGTTTAATACAGGTGGAATGATTAGATACTCCATTTTTTCATGACATTCAGAACAATAATATGGTGGTTCATGATAATCTAGGGTAGGAATAACAGTCGAATATCTTACACAAGATTCATTTTGACAGTAAAGCCAATCGATTGAACCATGTAATTTTAGATAAGAACCTGATTTATTATTATAATTTCGGTATGGAGGATCAACAGAAAGCCCACCGAAAGTAGATAAATAATATCCTGATTCTCCTAATATAAATCTACGATAATAATTATCTGGCATATCACTAGTATTATTATTCTCCACTTGTTTTAATATCTTTTTTCTGTCCCAAATATTGTCTAAAAGTAAATCCCAGTTAAATGTAATAACGGTATCATTATAATCATTTCTTTTAAGTACCTCTTTGAGATCGTGATATTCAGAACAATTTTCCGGACTGGCTTTAGTTGAAATATTTAAAACCTTTCTAATTAATCTTAATAAGCTTTTCTTTATATTTTGAAATTTTAAATTTTTATTTCTTCTCATATCTATGTTTATTGCAGTCATAACTTTTTCTATATCAAGTTTAACACCATCAGATATATTAACACCAAAATTTTTATTAATATATTTTTTTAAATCTGAAAACCCTTCGTTTGATATAAGAAAATTTTCATTTTTAGCCTTTAGAAAAAATTCGTTGATCGATGGGAAATTTTCGTTACTATGTCCTTTTGAAGCTCCAGCGCCTAAAATCCAGACAGATTTTTTCAAGAGAATGCCCCTTTCATAAAAGTTTTTTGTTTGTCATGAATCCATTCTCTATTTTTCTAATCAAGTTAAAAATTTAAAGTAGTATTAATTTGAAATTATGATTTTTGCCACATCATATATCTTGTCTATCATAATAACAGCAAAATGATTTTTCGCAGTGAAATCAATCATTTAACTTTGAAAAATTTAAGATAATTGTTGGATCGTATTTGTAGAAATAACTCTTTTAACTATATATTTTAATATAAATATAACTCGAATTAGTTCATTTTTTCAATAACAGTCTAATCGGAATGCACAAAAACACCAAAATCATTTTCAGCTTTTAATCTACCTTCTTTTTTGATTTTGCAATTCATATAATGGTGTCCAGTAAATTCGGTTGTAGTAATTGCATATTTTTTTCTTTTACAAGAGTTGACTTTAAAGTTTGTTTTATTCTCATCTTCTGCTTCATCTCCTCTGTTATTAACTGTCCAAATTATTTCGTCACAATTTATACTTTCTAATTCCGGAGATAATTCCACCTCGTGTTTTAATTTGAGGTTTTTCGATAAAGCTCCACAATTGCTTTTATATTCATTTGTAAAATCATTTTCGGATTTCTTTTTGTAAAAGCATTTCAAACTAATATCAGATTTCTGAGGTTTTTCGATTAGAGAAAAATAGTCCAAATAACTTTCCCAATCAAACTCCCACATTTTATAAGTTATATAATCGTTATTCATAATATATCTATCATCTACTTCTTCTCCATCTACTATTTTTGTCTTCACATTAAGGAATTCTTCAGGGAGATCTAAATATTTGTTAATACTCTCTCCAATCATAATTTTTTTAGAACTAGCTCTGGATTCTAATCTCGCTGCTATGTCTGTAGAAAAACTCGTTGTGGTGATTTCGTCAATGTTTTGTATGCCATAATGAGCCCATTGAACTTCATTATCATTTCCGAAATCCAATCCTATTCTAATTTTCATTTTAGGCAAGTCATTACTAATAAATTTTTCAGACAAAATATTGTTTATATAGAATTGTAAGAAAGCGGAAGCATTTATAGCGTTTATTATTGCATCACTTTTTTTGAATTTTTTTCCTCCGAAAAAAGCAAGTATTGCGTCTCCTTGCAATCTGTGCACATGACCTTGAAAGGCTTGAATTATATCGATCATAGAAGAAAGCACCGCATTTTTAATAAGCCAAACTTCTTCGAGAGAAAGTTTTTTTGTTAAAAGTGTGGAGCCTTTAATATCACAAAATGCACTAACTATATAATGTTTAATCTTTTCATTGCCATCTAAGTCCTGAAAATCAGGATGTGGACCAATTTTATCAGAAAAAACATCCTCTTCGCCTATTAATTCCATTAAATTTCCACTGTTTGGTCTTAAAGGCTTAACCTCAGGGGCAGCTTTTTCTGCAATAAGTCTTGATTCTTTTTCAATAAAATTTCCTTTTTTATTATAAAGTTCTTCTAAAACCTCCCTGATCATCTCAATCACTCCTATAGTTTTAAATATTGGTTTCACTGTAAAAATTCACTTTATTGTTAATTTGATAGACAAGATGCTTGTTGTGACGGAGATTATAGTTTCGGATTTTAGGCTAAATGAACTTTATGCAGTGCAATCAATAATTGAATTATAAGCTATACGACAACACAGCAAGAAACAGAATTAGTAATAATGGTATTAGCACAAATTTTCTTATCCAAAATAAACTTTTTCTTATATATTTATATTTCATGTTGAGAGCTTTGGCTAAAGTATGGATTTGAATAATAAAATCTTCATTCATTTCTTTATGTGAAACCTCATTTATTTTATTGATAAATTCCTTTTTATTCATATCTGCAATAGATCCGAAAAAAAGCAATGAATTGTTATCTTCAGTTTCATAACCGCTTTTTAGATATGGCATAACGGCTTTAAATACATTTTTTAAGGAATTAAAAACCCCAATTATAATAGCGAAAAAAGCTGATATAACAATAATCTTCATGAAATCATTACTTTTAAATAAATTTAATATTTGTGTTGCTCTTAAAATTAGAGAACTTAAAACGAAAGTATTAAAAGCAATTATAAATGCTGCCTTATTGTTGGTGGATTTTATATAATGGTCAAACCTATTTAAAACTTTATTTACATAAACATGATTATTATCGTTGTGATTCATAGTTTTAACCCCTTTATGTACTATAATGTGTTTAAATTTTAAAAGATTAATATAAATCTTTAATAACACAATAAAGACCATTAATATAATTCAATAATTTTGAAGATTTTCCTGCCCCAACCGGGGGGCTATATAAATACCGAGGCAGCCGACAGGCTAAAAATAGGGAGGAATAAATAATATGAAAAAGTTACTAGAATTACTGGAGGAAAACGGCGTTGAGGTTACAGGTGGCCTCGAGGAAGAAATAGAAAACATCTGGCCGAATGAGGTCGATACCGCCGACCTTTTTACTCAGGAAGATGTCAACGATATCGTCAAAAAGAGATTGGGGCGGGAGAACAAACTTCACGAACAGGAAATAGCCGAACTCAAAGAAAAAATGCAGAGTTTGGTGGACCCCGAAAAGGTGGAGGAGTACGAAAAACAGGTCGAGGAATTAGAGGGAAAAGCTAAAGAGCGCGAGGCCCAGCTAAAAACAGAGTACGAGCTGGCTTTAGCCGCGACCGAGGCCGGAGTTGTGGACAAGGAGTATTTTGATTTCCTGGCGGAAAAAAGGGAATTTCACGATAAGCTGGTTTTAAACGATGAAGGCGAGGTCTGTGTGACCGACGGCGAGGGGCGGTTACTTACCGACGACGAGGGAGAATATTTTAAACCCTCTTACCTTATCGGCCAGCTTAAAGAGGAAAAGCCCGAGATTTTCGGATCCGCCGAGAAGGAAAAGAAAAAGACTACCGGCGCTACAAATCCGGCCAGGGGCGATGTGGCCTTAAACCAGCAGGCTGAAAAAAGACGCAAAAGAACGAAAGAGCTGGTTAAAGAGTTAGGTTATACAACTAAAAAGGACGGTGAAAATTAATGACTTTACAGAAAAAAGTTTCTGAGGAAGTAGAGTTTGCGGAAGTTTTGAAGTCAAAACACGCGCGTTATATTCACGGCGCGGTGATATCGAAGGAGGAAGTCGTTGCTGATTATGTGGCTCCCGGGGTGGCTATAGGTAAGATAACCGAGTCGGGTCATGATGAAGAAGGTAAGTTTTCGGTCGTAACCAGGGGCGAGGTTGCTAGCGGCGGGGTTACTCACGGCGCGGATACTATCGAGGTAGAGGAGGAGGCCGATCTTTATAACTTCGCGGTCGGCGATGAAGTGGATATTGTCGGCGCTGACGGTGAAAGTCAGAGTAGATCCGATAACGATCTTACGATCGTATCGATCGACGCCGGCGATAAATTAATTACTGTGGAGGATTTGAACGAGGACGCCGGCTCCGAGGATTATTCTTCGGTCGCTTATGTAGAAAAAGCAGATGGCAGTTCTAAAGCTAAGTTTATCTGTCTCAACCTTATCGATGTATCGGAGGAGGACGCTATAGTGGGCGGTATAACCCACGGCGCGGTGTTCAAAGATAGGATGGTTAATTATGATGAGAAGGTGGCCGAGGACTTGGCCGCTATTTCTTTCGAAGGCGAGGCCGTACAGGGAGAACAGGTTTAAGTATCAGAAATTAAGGGAGTGAAATTAAAATGGACAAAAATAAATTAATCCAGCTTGTAGAAGATAAGCTGGGAGTTGACTATTTAGGTTTTATCGAGGAAATAACGGATCCGGCCGGGTATATCGGCAATAGATTTTTGCCGGCCGAGGAAGCTTACGATTTCGAGTGGGTCCACGATATATTTGATAACACCCACGCGGTCGCGAAAATGAAAGCACGCGGGGACGCGGAGGCCCCTATCGTGGGCGGGCCTGCTGTCAAAAAGGTTTCCGGTTCTCTGGCACCTTTCGGGCAGAAATTCCAGGTTAATAAATCCACGCTTAATAAGATATTTAACCCGCGCAACGATTCGGAGCTTTACGCCAACCTCAGAAGAATACTGGATGAGAGTGCGCGCAATGTTAACGCCGCACTCAGCCGGGCGGAATGGCTTAGGTTTAAGTTTTTGGCCGAGGGCGAGATCGCTATTAACGAAGGGGATATTTCCCTCGAGGTTGATATGGGGATACCCGACGATAATAAACTGGCCCACGGCACTTCCGATCTTATAGCCGAGGAGTGGAGTGAGGCGGCCAGCGCGAAACCGCTTGATGATATCGTGGAAATCTGCGAGCATTACTTCACGGTTAACGGTGAGATGCCCAATGTAATTCTTATGCGCCGGGCCACCCTGCTAGAATTGCTCAACGCGGACGATACCCAGAACGATGATAATAAAGGGTTGAAATCCTTAGCCGAGGTAAACGATTATCTAGGTCGGCTGGGTATGGATTATCCGGAAATTGAAACTTACGACGAGTTCGTAAGATTTGAAGATGTCGACGGCCGACCCAGTACCGTCTATCATCTTATACCCAAAGACAGGGTTGTACTCCTTAAAGAGGCCGGGGGCGGCGGTATAAGTTCCGATATCGGCAGGCTGCTTATGGGACCTGTGGCCGAAAACGACTTCCAGCCCGGGATTTATGTGGATGTTTACGAGGAAACCGATCCCAAAAAATACTGGCATTATATGGCCTGCGAAATGTGGCCTGCGGGATATAACCCCGAGTATATCGTCCACGCTGATGTGTAAACTACGAGGGGGATTCCCCCCTCTTTTTTCTTTTTTTGTCAATATAATCGGGTGGTGGTTTTATGAATAAGGTTGAAAAATTAAGGGTACTGATCTGGGATAAATGTGAGGAGGTTTTCAGCGATAAAGAATTGGAGGAGTTTTTAAGCGAGCGCGGCGGCAATGTCTATCAGACCGCGGCCTTCTGCTTAAACATCGTGCTGGCAAACCCCGAGAGGATTTCCTCTTATAAGCGCGGCGGCGTCTCGGTTACTAAAGCCGATATAACCGCGGCTATAAAAGAATATAAAATTATGGGGAGAAAAGCCGGCGGGTTTTATACTATTAACAGCGAGAAGGTGTACGGCGATGGTATTAACACCGATAGATAATCCCTTCGTAAATTGCGAAATAGTCCGGGAGTTAGAGGGATACACGCACCCGGAATCGGGCGAGTGGATCGAGGGCGATATAAGCCTTATAGTTACCGCTGAAATTGATTTACAACCTAAAAGCGGCGGTCAGAGGGCGCAGGAATTACAGACTAAGTACGAGAGTGAGTATATAGGTTATCTATTTTTTGAGGATTGTAATTTTGTCGACGATATAACCGAAATTGAGCAGGGCGATATATTGCGCGCCGGGGGAAAAAAATACAGGATAGTTTTTGTATCGGCCTGGATTTTAAATAAAGGCGGGCATTATGAGTTAGAATTAAAGGAGGAAAAATAAATGAGAGAACATGGATTTGAGTTTAAGTTTATCCATAAAAATAGCGAGGGTGAGGTTTTAAACGACAGCGGATTTCTTAAAAATCACATGACCGACGATGGGTTCGAGCAAATGTACGATGTATATTTTAGGGGAGCCGCCGCGCCGGCAAGTTTCGAGATAGGTCTGGCGCAAAATAGTTTAGGGCAGGATTCTTCTATCGGCGATGTTATGGAAGTTACCGGCGAGGGTTACAGCGCCGAGGGGGTTTCGCGGGACGCGGCCGGGTTACCATCTTTGGGGTTGGATGATGGGGATATACAGGTGGAAACCGCAACGGTTCAGTTTGAAAATACGGGCGAGAGCGCCTGGGATAGTGCCGTCGACGGTTATCTGGCCTCGGATTCAGAACTGGTATGTTACCGGCCCTTATCGGCGACGAGAACTTTACAGCCGGGCGATACGCTCGATGTTACGATTAGAGTAAAAGGTCTGCAGCCCTAAGTTTAAAATAAACGCGCTGGGGTTGGAAAAACAACCCCGGCTTTAATTTTTTAAATCCGGGAGAAAAGGGGGAGTTTATATGACCGTATTAAACTTAAATATTCCAACATTATTTCCTGTCGGTGCCGATCAAGACCGGGCGGGGTTTCGCGTTTATGTAGAAAATTTGGATTTTAAAAAAGTATCGAAGGGTTAGAAAAATAACCCTGGTTTTAAAACCGGAATGGTTATAGATGGGAGGGGTTTGAATGTATGTGTCGGATTCTTATTTGAATACGATTAGCGAGGCCGGGGGAGCGAATGTCGAAAGCGTTGCGCTTGTTGACGGCGGCGGCAATGAAGTAACCGGCAGGAAAACGGTGCCGGGTGATTTTGAACTTAATTATGATGAAACAGGGGTTTGGCGTCCCGACGCGGATTTAACTTTTCAAATATCCGGCGGCACTACCGTTGCCGGGTGGAGGGCGTATGATGATCCTTCTGCCGGGAACGAGTTGGGCGGCGCTGATCTATCCGAGGAGAGTTACGATAATGATGGGGAATATACTCTGCTGGCTGATCAGACCGGGTTTGTACACCAGCTACAAAATTAATTAATTGTGGAGAATAGGATAGGTTTTAAACCTATCCTTGAATTTTAAGGTGGTGAGAATATGGCGGAAACTTATTTAAGGATAAAAAGAATGAGCCAAGTAAGTGGCAAATTTAAACTTGAAAGGACCGTTTAAAGGGTGTTTTGTGTATTCGCGGAAAACGGCTGATAGAAGTGGAGGGCGATTATTATGTCTGATGGATTAATCTTTTATCATA is a genomic window of Halarsenatibacter silvermanii containing:
- a CDS encoding terminase large subunit domain-containing protein, translating into MELTSNKRDKICGKIIKQETKRLAARDKLKPFLEFESKGVWKTADHLEYMCEKLEAVERGEIDKLMIFMPPRHGKSEVASKKFPAWYLGRHPDREIILTSYAADLAYDFSRIARNTLWEQGLNIFGKELASDSKAVKKWNIEGYRGGLAAAGVGGPITGRGADVAIIDDPVKNWEEAASEVYREKVWNWYQTVLRTRLSPGGAIVLIMTRWHEDDLAGRLLEREAKKWEIINFPAIAEEKDILGREIGEVLWPDRYPQESIMDIKGTMLDRLFASLYQQKPRKDIENALWNYNMIQRSEKPGNFARIVVAVDPPASNSDTSSEAGIIAAGIDHEGQGYILEDRSLKASPGGWGKAAVKLYHELGADRIVAEINNGGDMVEHVIRSVDPMVSYKSVRASRGKSIRAEPIAALYEQKPPKVYHAGKFEKLENQMTCWVPGDESPDRLDALVWALSELMFKSRGGGYYTQNFA
- a CDS encoding major capsid protein, which codes for MDKNKLIQLVEDKLGVDYLGFIEEITDPAGYIGNRFLPAEEAYDFEWVHDIFDNTHAVAKMKARGDAEAPIVGGPAVKKVSGSLAPFGQKFQVNKSTLNKIFNPRNDSELYANLRRILDESARNVNAALSRAEWLRFKFLAEGEIAINEGDISLEVDMGIPDDNKLAHGTSDLIAEEWSEAASAKPLDDIVEICEHYFTVNGEMPNVILMRRATLLELLNADDTQNDDNKGLKSLAEVNDYLGRLGMDYPEIETYDEFVRFEDVDGRPSTVYHLIPKDRVVLLKEAGGGGISSDIGRLLMGPVAENDFQPGIYVDVYEETDPKKYWHYMACEMWPAGYNPEYIVHADV
- a CDS encoding phage portal protein; this encodes MLFDSQAADAVDKSLIEWIYNQDNYERLQQYSENEDYYEGDLDIELPGNISAMLAGKFGFTGNVCRAVVDAGVGFLSQEPLAIEVEAPDEELADSAGEVEQFLYEVFRDSDLLVRNYIKALRIQGKKGEFALKVLPVLDDNEEEIIGYKISVLRPDICFPKWADEEYSEMEYFAIKYIRDNPDTGEKEQFAQVLFPNEVREYSKPLNASDITGWSKIDEWQTDYGFIPVEWVKNKEDDKPWSESDITPDLKDLQDAFNKSITDLIYNMDKDSYKEKFVLGGGPPLDKKGNPVNIESGPGKVHFLSANMDGVVPSMWESAPSNFQGLLDSMDRLLDIVSVVSRVPKLELSRDHGMGAAPSGVALRIIYQPFIGKINEKANLVKSALEKCAQKTLYMAETDGVDIGFEPGDYIPVIHIRYGLPVDEKEVAEIHELENRMRWKSRDSIMQERGIEDIEAEKEKIAEEEQDAALYGEGDRIDEELAGIDLDIGEEI
- a CDS encoding Pycsar system effector family protein, with amino-acid sequence MNHNDNNHVYVNKVLNRFDHYIKSTNNKAAFIIAFNTFVLSSLILRATQILNLFKSNDFMKIIVISAFFAIIIGVFNSLKNVFKAVMPYLKSGYETEDNNSLLFFGSIADMNKKEFINKINEVSHKEMNEDFIIQIHTLAKALNMKYKYIRKSLFWIRKFVLIPLLLILFLAVLSYSL
- a CDS encoding nucleotide-binding domain-containing protein, with translation MIREVLEELYNKKGNFIEKESRLIAEKAAPEVKPLRPNSGNLMELIGEEDVFSDKIGPHPDFQDLDGNEKIKHYIVSAFCDIKGSTLLTKKLSLEEVWLIKNAVLSSMIDIIQAFQGHVHRLQGDAILAFFGGKKFKKSDAIINAINASAFLQFYINNILSEKFISNDLPKMKIRIGLDFGNDNEVQWAHYGIQNIDEITTTSFSTDIAARLESRASSKKIMIGESINKYLDLPEEFLNVKTKIVDGEEVDDRYIMNNDYITYKMWEFDWESYLDYFSLIEKPQKSDISLKCFYKKKSENDFTNEYKSNCGALSKNLKLKHEVELSPELESINCDEIIWTVNNRGDEAEDENKTNFKVNSCKRKKYAITTTEFTGHHYMNCKIKKEGRLKAENDFGVFVHSD